A region of the Gammaproteobacteria bacterium genome:
GGTGCCGCAGCTGAAAAACGCGTGGAACGGTGGTGGTGCGCTAAGCCACCCGGAGATCTTGCGCGCAGTGCATGAAGACTATCTTTGCCTAGGTGCCGAGATCATTATTTCCAACAACTTTGCCACGCACTATTACGCACTACAGGATGCCGGCGA
Encoded here:
- a CDS encoding homocysteine S-methyltransferase family protein, which codes for MNRYGKLMRRIQDGECILIDGATGTEIERRGVPQLKNAWNGGGALSHPEILRAVHEDYLCLGAEIIISNNFATHYYALQDAG